TAAAACGAGCTACCAACGCTCCGACGGGAGCAAGGACCAAGGCAGCCAATGCCATAGGCAGGCTGCCTTTCCAATCGACTAATCCATGCCGCCAATACGTTATGAGCGCCATTAAACTGGTTAACCCGTTCAAGAGAATTCCTAAAGGTTGGGCCACGGTCTTGAGGTCGAAGCCCAACCATAATAAGATGGGCACATGCAACATTCCTCCACCCATCCCCAACATGGCAAACAATACCGAGACGAAGAAAATTAACACAACAGCAGCTGTTAACATACCCATCACCCACTTTATTTCGTGGCAGTATTGGCGTGAATTATTGCGTCAAGACAAGGCTCGCAATACCATTTGCCATCAAATTGTTTGGCATAACTTGTAACCACTAACTCTTTGCAAGAATGACACTGAACCGCATCAAAGACTTCAGGAACTTTTTCGTAAGGATAATTTTCAAATGTCTGTATTGAAAAAATTTCTTCCCACGGACGAGTTAGCACATCCTCAATTAAGGGTGCCACGACATCCGGATCGAGTTCATAGGGAGGCACGCCTTGAGCTCGCAACTTGAAGAAATCCATATCCAAGCATTGGCTCATGCGTTCGTACCGAGGAACTACTCGAACAGCTTTACGGGTCTTTGGATTAAGCAAGGTTAACGCAAACTTGCCAACAGGTTTACGAACAAAATTGCCTTTTCCAACAGTACATCCTGTGGCAAACATGACCCCGTCGGCAAAGCAGCCAGAAAAATGATGATCGCCTGTTTCCACAATGGCAATAAGTTCTCCCCCGCCCTGTGCTCGTTCAACCCCTAGAATATCCATCGCTAAATGTCCGGCACGCAGCCCTTGCGGCATCGCGGGACATTTGTGACCATGAAAATATTGAGCATCCTTTAATTCCTGAGCGGAAATCGCTGTTTCATTAACAATCATTAAAAACATCTCCTTATAGATAGATTGATTGATCAATCATATTATAGATCACTTTTGGCCCTTTACAATGTATTTATTCAATGTTTTGTCGTTATTGAAATAAGGTCAGCAAATTAACGAACATAGCACGATTAGCGATTTGTATGGGAGATGCGTAAGCAACTGGGCCAAAAATACTGAGGAACCCATCGTAATAATGTAATAGGGGCAATCGTTCCTCAAGGCGCTTAGACTCTTACGACCGGGCCGCGGCTTAGGATATCGAGAACGAAAGACGGGATGACATTGCCAGCCTTCGTGTTTTTGTCTTATTTAGACATCGGAAATTCCCAGAAGAGCATATCTTGCTGTTCGGCTGTCCTTTGTAGGCCCAGTTTCTCTAATATCCGAATGGATGCGAACTTGTCTGGCAGACATTCGGCGGTAATCTATCTGACGGATGGTTTCTCCCATACCCAGCTGACGAAGACATTTCCGATCTCCGTGGCATACCCCTTATTCTGGTAAGTCGGCACAATGTCGTATCCGATTTCTACGTGACCGTCATCATCGGGTAGAGCTTTGCAGTCCATGGAGCCAATGGCGAGCCCATCCGCAGTATGGATAATCATGCCGCTCCACAATCCATAACTGGGATCACGTCTTAACTGGACTAGTATGGTGGGCAACACAAAGTTACGGACGGCGTGGTTCGGGAACCCTTCAGCAAGCATAACGCCCAATAAAGGGTATAGATGGATGGACTGCACAGTCCTGTCTCAGAGAATTCGACGGTCCATGTCGGTGTGTGAGCATGGGCAGCAGTAAGATGAGTTTCAATTCCTCATAGGTAGGCTACAAACCCGTGAGGTGACCGGAGCGATTGCGGGATCCAGTGCGTTTCAATTCCTCATAGGTAGGCTACAAACCCACCACTTCCTGCCATGTGAGACCCCGGTGCCACCACGTTTCAATTCCTCATAGGTAGGCTACAAACGTTTAAGAGGTACAGACTTTTATGAGTCTGTCCCAAGTTTCAATTCCTCATAGGTAGGCTACAAACCGAAATATGAAAAAGTCCGCGAAGCGGTGAAACCCGGTTTCAATTCCTCATAGGTAGGCTACAAACAGGCGCCGACCCCGGTTTGGGGGACGCCGCCCTGGGGTTTCAATTCCTCATAGGTAGGCTACAAACCGTGTTTCGGAACAATTCAATAATATCACACTCACGTTTCAATTCCTCATAGGTAGGCTACAAACGGTGAAGAGTCGTGTCTGGACTGTCTCCAGGCAGGGTTTCAATTCCTCATAGGTAGGCTACAAACAGGACAGTACCAGGGTCCTCGTCTCCCGGAAGGCGGTTTCAATTCCTCATAGGTAGGCTACAAACATTATAGCATGCGCTGTCTGCGCGTGCGTTTTTTTGTTTCAATTCCTCATAGGTAGGCTACAAACTTAAAAAGATTGGTTCAATGGAGAGCAGGGGATTTGGGTTTCAATTCCTCATAGGTAGGCTACAAACGTTATTTTTGTTCCGCGTGTTCTCGGAACAGTCATAGTTTCAATTCCTCATAGGTAGGCTACAAACCGATAACGGATTATGATAATTATCGAATCCGTAAAGCTGTTTCAATTCCTCATAGGTAGGCTACAAACAGCGAATATACAGGACTTTTTAGTTTTATCTATCTCAAAGTTTCAATTCCTCATAGGTAGGCTACAAACTATCGTAGCATCCGCTTGGAAAAATCCGAGTGGATTGTTTCAATTCCTCATAGGTAGGCTACAAACCATTGTTTGCAGTCCTAAAAGAGCAATTGGAATTTGTGTTTCAATTCCTCATAGGTAGGCTACAAACTTCGATGTTGTTGGATTTGTTACTCTCGATATGGCGTTTCAATTCCTCATAGGTAGGCTACAAACCCCTCATAGTCATTGTATCATGTCCTGTATCTAACTCGTTTCAATTCCTCATAGGTAGGCTACAAACCCAAAATTCGCTGGAAAGAAGGTTGGTTTATGGGCTTTGTTTCAATTCCTCATAGGTAGGCTACAAACTGTGGCTACTCTTTTTTTGGCTATGTGGCTATCATGTTTCAATTCCTCATAGGTAGGCTACAAACCCCAGCTACACCAGAAGAAAGCTTAGAAATCCTCTGTTTCAATTCCTCATAGGTAGGCTACAAACAAGAAAACCAAACCCCGGCGAACACGATACAACGCCGGTTTCAATTCCTCATAGGTAGGCTACAAACTCCTTCCACGGATACCCAAGCCCCAGGATGACGAGTGCGTTTCAATTCCTCATAGGTAGGCTACAAACCCCGCCAAAGGACTCTTTCCTGCCTTCTAACCACTCAAGTTTCAATTCCTCATAGGTAGGCTACAAACCATTTTGGATTGATTCTGATATTGTAGTGGAACCAAGTTTCAATTCCTCATAGGTAGGCTACAAACAAAAAGGGTGAAAAGTACTGGCGTAATGATAACAAGTTTCAATTCCTCATAGGTAGGCTACAAACTAAATTCCTCGGAAAGATGCACCATCCCGGCCCACCGCAGTTTCAATTCCTCATAGGTAGGCTACAAACCGCCAGTCGGCCCGGTTTCGTATCGCGGGAAATTGATAGTTTCAATTCCTCATAGGTAGGCTACAAACTGCAAATTCCGCAGTTAGACAGGCAATTGTTGGATGTTTCAATTCCTCATAGGTAGGCTACAAACCCATTTTGCGGCTCGGGACTTGGGTTGTCAATCGAATAATTTGTGGAAAGAATTGGAATTTAACAAAGAAAAAATCCCAAAATGCTTATGCCATAAGGATTTCGGGATTTT
The Sulfobacillus thermosulfidooxidans DNA segment above includes these coding regions:
- a CDS encoding FmdE family protein, producing MIVNETAISAQELKDAQYFHGHKCPAMPQGLRAGHLAMDILGVERAQGGGELIAIVETGDHHFSGCFADGVMFATGCTVGKGNFVRKPVGKFALTLLNPKTRKAVRVVPRYERMSQCLDMDFFKLRAQGVPPYELDPDVVAPLIEDVLTRPWEEIFSIQTFENYPYEKVPEVFDAVQCHSCKELVVTSYAKQFDGKWYCEPCLDAIIHANTATK
- a CDS encoding GNAT family N-acetyltransferase — encoded protein: MPTILVQLRRDPSYGLWSGMIIHTADGLAIGSMDCKALPDDDGHVEIGYDIVPTYQNKGYATEIGNVFVSWVWEKPSVR